The genomic region TTATGTACAGATTCCTTTTTCTTCAATTCCAGATGACGAAGTTGAAGTTTCTAAGTCTGAAATTAAAGAGTACGTAGATAATCATAAAGCTAAATTCGAAACTGAGGCAGCTCGTAATATTCAATATGTTATTTTTAATGAAGAGCCTTCAGTAGAAGATAAAGAAGAATCTAAAAATTCTTTGAGTGCTCTTTTGGAAGATAGAGTAGAGTATAACTCGGTTTCTAAAACGAATGATACTATTGCAGGATTTAATACGACTTCAGACGATCAGGAGTTTGTAAACTCTAATTCAGATTTACAACAACCGGTAACCTTCAAATTTAAAAATCAACTGCCAAAAGAATTTGCCGATGATTTATTTAATCTTGAAAAAGGTGAAGTTTATGGCCCATACGAAGAAAACGGATACTGGAAGTTAAGTAAGTTGGTAGAGACGAAAGAGATTCCAGATTCTATAAAGGCAAGCCATATTTTGTTAGGATTTCAGGGAGCTCAGGCTGGTGGTACCCGAACAGAATCTGCGGCGAAGCAATTAGCAGATAGTTTAGCCGGAGTGATAAAAGCAGACAAATCGAAAATGGCCGCATTGGCAACAGAATTTTCTGATGATCCTTCTGCTGCGCAAAATTCTGGCGATCTTGGTTATTTTAGACCGGGAATGATGGTGCCTACTTTTGATGATTTTGTTTTAAATAACAATGAAGGAACGGTAGGGGTCGTAGAAACCGATTTTGGTTACCACGTAATTTATATCGAAGAACAAACCGATAGAGAGAAAGCAGTTAAAATCGCTACGGTAGCCAGAGAGATTGACGCTACTGAAGGAACAAGAAATAAACTTTTTAACGAGGTTACTAAATTTGAAATAGCTGCAGGTGAAGGTGATTTTACCGAAGAGGCTAAAGCTGCAGATTATAGAATCCGTACCGTACGTGATGTGAAAGCTCTAGACGAAAATATTCCCGGGGTAGGTCAGCAACGTAGAGTGGTACAGTGGGCTTTTGAGGATGATGCGAAAGTAGGAGATGTAAAACGTTTTGAAACTCCAACAGGATATATTGTAGCGCAAATAACTGCTAAGAAGAATAAAGGGCTGATGAGTCCTGAAGATGCTTCAGCTGAAGTTATTCCAATTCTTACAAAGCAGAAAAAAGCTGAAATTATTAAAGAAAAGATATCTGGAACTACCGTAGATCAGGTTGCAGAAAATCAAAATAAGATTGTTCAAACTGCAAACGCAGTAAACTTAAGTTCTCCAACACTTGCCGGAGCCGGTAGCGAACCAGAAGTTGTAGGAGCTGTTTACGCATTGGGAGTTGGTGAAACAAGTAAACCAATCGTAGGTGATAAAGGGGTTTATGTGGTGGAATTAGTAAGTAAGAGTGAAGCTCCAGAGTTGGATTCTTATAAGCCATTTGCACAGCAGGAAACTAGCAGTCGTCGCCAAATGGCAAATAGCAGAGCTTTTGAGGCTTTAAAAGCTAAAGCCGAAATTGAAGATAAAAGAGCTAAATTCTACTAGGATTTAGTATAGTCATAAAAAAAGCCACTCAAACGAGTGGCTTTTTTTATGACTATACTTTCTAGATAATCGCGATTAAATTTTCTGGTGGCTATAGTGATTGTGATACTTCGAAATGAAAAATTATTTTTAAAAAAAATGAAGTAAGCTAACCTGATTACAAAATCATTTCCCGGTAAGGGATCACCACTTCAAATCCTTTTTCTTTAAAATAAGGAGTGGGGTCTTTTTTACCGGTTACCATTATAAAATCACCGCCCCATGCACCAAGACTTTTAATGCTTCCATTATAATCAGGAAAAGTTTTGGTTTTTACTTTAGGTAGGTTTAATGCTTTCGAGATTACGTTTTCGTGGATGTTTATCAATAATTCAAATTCAGCTAATTGATCACATTTAATGAGCTGTTGAGTTATATTGGATACTTTTTCAATTAAAATTTGTCGGTCATCCACGGCATTCGTTCTGTAGTGCGCTATACCTTCTCTACTGTTTTGTTTCTGGTTTAGATAAACAAAGTAAATATGATCTGAAAAAACCGGATCAAAACCTGCTTTTAAAGATACTTGAGTATCGTTTTTACGTTCGTAGGTTATAGGACTATGGGCTTGGGCACAAGCAATATCGTAACCACTTCCTCCAAAAGTTTTATTCAATAAAATATAAGGATTAATTTTTAGCCACTGTGAGATGTTATTGATTAAAGTGGAAGAAGTGCCTAATCCCCATTTCCGCTTAAATTCTAAGGCTGTTTGGATATTAAAACCCTTAGCAAAGAGGTCCTGTCCTGATAATTGTTCAGCAGCATTTAAAATTTGAATACAGCGTTTTGATATTGCAGCATCGTCAGCTGAATTTTTATGATGGAAAGTCGACTTTATTCCTGTAGAATCTTTCTTAAATTGATCCTGAAACCAGACTTCACCATGTTCATCTTTACTGATCCAGTTGATGATTCCCAGATTATTTTCTTCAACATTCAAACACTGCCCTTTTTTTGTGGGAAGACATAAGGCCTGTGCGCCATCTAAAACAGCATATTCTGCTGTAATTAAAAGTTTGCCGGGACTGTAAAATCTCATTGTCTAAGTTTTTCAAGTTGCACAGCAACATCGCTATGCGACACAATATTGGTTTTATAATATTCGATTAATTTTTCTTTTTCATCCAAAGTTGCATGATGCTGATTAAGAATATTCATTAAATGCATTTTCATATGCCCTTTTTGGATACCGGTGGTGATCAGTGATTTTATGGCTGCGAAATTTTGAGCTAATCCGGCAACGGCCACAATTTCCATTAATTTTCTGGCATTAGGATGGCCAAGCACTTCTATGGCCAGTTTTACTAATGGATGAAGGCTGGTTAGGCCGCCAACAGTACCCAGAGCTAAAGGAACTTCTATCCAAAATTTAAAAATTCCGTTCTCAACTCTGGCGTGCGTTAAGCTGGAGTATTGTCCATCTTTCGCCGCATAGGCATGCACGCCCGCCTCTATGGCTCTAAAATCATTTCCTGTAGCAAGCACGACAGCGTCTATTCCATTCATGATTCCCTTATTATGGGTAACAGCTCTAAAAGGTTCGGTTTCGGCAATTTTAACCGCTCTTAAAAATTTTTGAGCGAATTGTTCGCCGCTTAAATTGGGTTCATCAGAGAGATCATCAAGCGGGCAGCAAACTTCAGCTCTAACCACACACTCAGGAACATAATTAGATAGAATACTCATAACAACTTCTATATGACGCTCTTTCTCATTAAAGCCTTCCCAAACCGCAACTTCCTTTTCAAGAACTTCGGCAAACTTTTCAAGGCAACTATTTATAAAATTAGCACCCATGCTATCTACGGTCTCGAAACTACAATGTAATTGATAGTAATTGTCTATTTCAGTAGTACGGTCCCTCAGTTCGATACTTTTAATTCCGCCGCCACGCTTTTCCATATTTTTGGTAATAGGTATAGCCGCGGCTCTAAGTTTAGGTTCTAAATGATTAAAAAACAGTTCTAATTTTTCTTCGCTTCCCTCGTAAATAAAATGTACCTGTCCAACTTTTACGGTGTCGATAACCTCAGTCTTAAATCCACCTCGGCTTCTCCAAAATTTAGCCGCTTTGCTGGCTGCGGCGATAACAGAGCTTTCTTCAATAGCCATTGGAATCGCAAAAAGCTCGTCGTTGATTAAAAAATTAGGTGCTATACCAAAAGGTAAATAGTAATTAGATATCGTATTTTCGGTAAATTCCTCGTGTAATTGTTGTAGCTTTTCGTTTTTGTTCCAATACTGTTTTAAAATATCTACAGCTTTAGGATCGTCATTCAGATAGGTTTTTGTTAACCAGTTAATCTTTTCTTCCTTTGTTAGCTTTGAAAAGCCAGAAATTGGTTCCTTCATGAAATTTTATAAATAGTTTCAATGCAAAGATACGATTGTTATTGAGTTGCGCTAAGACATTAAATTTAAAGACAAGTTTGGTTTGTTTGAAAACATCATTAACAAATTGTTAGTATTTAACACGGCTTGGGCCTGCTTTTTCATCAAAATTTAGTAAACTTGGCCTGCAATAAAATTTTTAAAAATTTAATGAGGTTCTCAAAAATTTTAGTTCTGCTTATGATGATGGCAGCTTCTGTTGCGACTTCCCAGAAAAAGAATATCACGCTTGAAGAAATATGGAGCGGAAAATTTAGTCAGCAACACTTACAATCCCTACAATCCCTTAATAATGGTGTTGAATATGTGGTGTTAGATCACGATCCGGATTCCGGTAATTCCAGTGTCGATGTTTATAGTTATAAAACAGGTAAGAAAACCAGAACCTTGGTAGATACTAAAAACCTGGAAGGATTAAAGAGTTTCCAGAATTTTAGTTTAAGCCAGGATGAGAGCAAAATGCTATTGGCTACGGATCCACAACCTATTTATCGAAGATCTTCGAAGTCGATCTTCTACATTTTCGATATAAATTCTAAAAAACTTACAAAACTTAGTGATAAGAAAATTCAGGAGCCCACATTTTCTCCGGATAATTCTAAGATTGCTTACGTTTTTAATAACAATATCTATGTTTATGATGTTGTAGAGAATAGTGAGAAGCAAATTACCAAAGATGGTAAAATCAATAGTATTATTAATGGCGTAACCGATTGGGTTTATGAAGAAGAACTTGGTTTTGTAAAAGCATTTGAGTGGAATAATAAAGGAGATAGAATCGCTTTTTTAAGGTTTGATGAATCTAAAGTTCCAGAGTTTTCTATGGATATCTTTGGAAGTGACTTATATCCAGACCAACAGGTTTTTAAATATCCAAAGGCCGGTGAAGCAAACTCTGATGTTTCCCTGCATATGTATGATGTAGCAACTGAAGCCACGCAGGAAATTGATCTTGGTGATTATTCCGATTTTTATATTCCAAGAATTAAATGGACCAATAAAGATTACATCTTGAGTGCCCAGGTGCTAAACAGGCACCAGGATCAATTAGATTTGATTTTTGTAAATGCGGAGGATCATAGTACTAAAGTTGTGCTTACTGAAAAAGACGAGGCTTATGTAGATGTGACTGATAATCTAACCTTTTTGGAGGACAACAGTTTTATCTGGACAAGCGAACGTGACGGTTATAATCATATCTATTTATATGCTGAAAACGGAAAACTTAAAAATCAGGTAACCAAGGGAAATTGGGAAGTCACTAATTACTATGGTTATGATAAAGAAAGCAATCGCTTATTCTACCAGAGCACAGAAAACGGAAGTGTAAACCGTGATGTTTATTCGATAAAAACAAATGGAAAAGGCAAGAAACGACTGACCGAAAAAACGGGAACAAATAATGCCGATTTCAGTACGGATTTTACTTATTTTATAAATGCGTTTACCAATGTAGAAACTCCTATGGAGTATACGCTTCATCTTGCCAAAAACGGAAAACTGGTACGGGAGATTAAAAACAATGATGAGCTATTGGAAGTTGAAAAACCTTATCATTTCTCGCCTAAAGAATTATCTACACTTCCGGTAAATGGCAACGAGTTGAATATGTGGATCATCAAGCCTTCAGATTTTGATGAATCTAAAAAATATCCGCTATTGATGTTTCAATATTCCGGCCCGGGATCACAATCGGTTTCTAATTCTTATTTCAATACAAATGATTATTGGTATCAATTACTAGCCAATCAGGGATACATTATTGCTTGCGTCGACGGTAGAGGAACTGGTTTTAAAGGAGCCGAATTTAAAAAAGTAACTCAAAATGAACTTGGTAAATATGAGTTAGAAGATCAAATAGCGGCAGCAAAAAAACTTGGCGAACTTGATTATATAGACGCTGACCGAATCGGGATTTGGGGGTGGAGCTTTGGAGGTTTTATGGCCTCTAATGCAATTTTAAAAGGTAATGACATTTTTACTATGGCCATTGCCGTAGCCCCGGTAACAAGTTGGAGGTTCTATGATACGATATATACCGAGCGTTTTATGACCACACCACAGGAGAATGCTTCTGGTTATGATGAAAACTCGCCAATTAATCATGTAGATAAATTAAAAGGTGATTTTTTAATTGTACATGGCGGAGGGGATGATAATGTGCACCTGCAAAATACCATGCGAATGGTAGAGGCCCTTATCCAGGCTAATAAACAATTTGATTGGGCAATTTATCCCGATAAAAATCATGGTATCTTTGGCGGAAATACTAGATTACACCTGTATACCAAAATGACAAACTTTATTAAAGAACATCTTTAAAAATCTATCAACAAACTTAAAATTATGGCAAATACCGCACCTCCAGTTAATCAAAAAGAGATTTTTGGACATCCTGCAGGATTATACATTCTTTTTTTTACAGAATTATGGGAGCGCTTCTCTTACTACGGCATGCGTGCCTTGTTTACGCTATACCTTGTTGCTGAAACAACCTCAGATAATCCCGGTTTTGGGTGGACCAACACAGAGGCTTTAGAGCTTTACGGATGGTATACCATGCTTGTTTACGTTTCTTCTATTCCAGGTGGATGGGTGGCTGATAAACTTTTAGGGCAAAAGAAAACTGTTTTGATTGGCGGTATACTCCTATGTATTGGTCACGGAATATTATCATTTGAATCTGAAACTTCTTTCTATATTGGTTGTTTATTTATCATCCTTGGAGTAGGCGGTTTAAAACCAAATATCTCTTCTATGGTAGGTGGATTGTATAAGCAAGGTGATGAACGTAGAGATCTTGGATTCTATATTTTTTATATGGGAATTAATATTGGTGGATTTTTAGCGCCAATTGCCTGTGGGTTTTTAGCTGAATACTATGGATGGCACTGGGGATTTGGCCTTGCAGCGATAGGGATGTTATTAGGACAAGTTGTGTATATGTTAGGGCAAAAGCACCTATCACATGTTGGAAACCTGATTTCCAGAAAAAATGAGACTGATCGTGCAATTTTGGATAAACCTTTAACCTCTATAGAAAAAGACAGGGTAAAGGTATTATTAATTTCGTTTTTATTAATCATTCTATTTTGGGCCGCTTTTGAACAAGCCGGAGGATTAATGAACCTTTATGCATCAGAGAAAGTAGATAGAAATCTTCTGGGGATTGAAATTCCGGCTTCGGTATTTCAATCGGTAAATTCATTTTTCATTATCACATTAGCGACTTTAGTTGGAAGTTTTTGGTATAAATGGAAGAAAAAGGGAAAAGAATCTTCGTCTATATTTAAAATGGCTATAGGTTTAATCATTATGGCATTAGGTTTTGGTTTTATGAGTGCTGCTTCTATACAGTATCAAGAAACAGGGTCTTCAGGAATGTACTGGCTTATTTTAGCTTATTTGTTTCATACTATTGGAGAACTTTGTGCCTCACCGGTATCTCTTTCTTTTATTACCAAATTAGCACCGCTAAAATATGCTTCAATTATTATGGGGATGTACTGGGCAGCAACAGGTTTAGGAAATAAAGTAGCCGGACTTATTGGTCAGTTTGCGCAAGACCTTGGAGAATTTGAAATATTTACCGGGATACTGGTTATTTGGACGATAATTGGCCTACTCGTTATTGCAATGCTGAAACCTTTAAAACGCCTAACTCACGGGGCAGAAGATGCTAAAATGGAAGAAGGCATCCCACAGGAAACAACAATAGAATAATAACGATTTTAATATTAGCGTAAAAACGTTCTGTAAAAGGAACGTTTTTTGTTATTTACAGTAAATAAAGAATACTATGAGAACATTACTTTTTATAGCGTTGATGATAGTTGGTGCTGGCGTACAGGCGCAGGAAGCCGAAAGTAAGATCAACTGGATGACGATGAACGAGGCCCTGGAAGCACAAAAAGAAACGCCAAAGAATATTATAATGGATGCCTATACCGATTGGTGCGGGCCTTGCAAAATGCTTGATAAAAACACTTTTGGTCATCCAAAGGTGGCCGAATTTATTAATGAAAATTATTATCCGGTAAAATTTAATGCAGAAGGGCAGGAAGAAATTAAATACAAAGATGAAGTTTTTGCTAATCCGCAATATAAAGCTGAACTAAAAGGAAAAAGAAACAGTCCGCATGAATTTGCCCGGGCTTTACAAATTTCAGGATATCCAAGTATTGTATTTTTCGATGAAAAAGGCGAATTGATTGCACCATTAACCGGTTATAGAACTCCGGCGCAGATCGAAATTTTCCTGAAAATATTCGCAAAAGATGAGTATAAAAAATTAACTACTGAAAAAGCATGGAATGAATACAATGAAAACTTCGAACCTACGTTTAGTAAGTAAGTGTTAGTTGTATCATAAACAATAGTTTGTGGTTAGTAGTTAAAAGCTCCCTTTTTACCCGTTTGGTAGAAAGGGACTTTTTTATGTATACAGGTTTGTTTCCATAATTTAATAAAATTATGGTAGTTACTGGCGTCAGCGATAATAATACCTGGCTTTAAAATCTTAATTGCGCGCTCTAAATTTATTTTTGGAGAATTAGAAAGTAATACTATATCAGGCTTGAATTCAGGAAAATTAAAAAGCCCGGCACTGTCGATTACCAAAATTCTTTTGTGCTTTAACTCATAGAAATTATCAAGTTCTTTAAACCTGATATTCGATATTTTTTCGGCAATTTTAAAATCATCGATGTAACTCCAGCTGCTATCTTTTAGATGATTGCTATAAAGATTTAATCTTTTGCCTTTCTTTTCAGCAATGATACTGTTTCTCGATTTATTCAGAATAAAAATTTCATGGGAAGTATGTTGATATTGGTCAGTTAACAGACTTATCTGGAATACGATTATTGCCGTTAACACTAAAAACACATGTTTTTTCTGTTTTTGTCGAAGTAAAAAGAACAAGCTAATAATGACCCCGAATAAAAATAAGACTGAAAAAGCACTAAGATGGATGTCATTAATAATAAAGTTTTCCTGGCTGGCTACCCACTTAATGAATTCATTAAGCTTTTCAACCAAAAAAGAGTAGAAGTCGATCAGGATTTCAGGGCGTATACCCAAAATACCTAAAATTAGAATTGAAATGCCTGAAACAAGCAAAACCCCGAGTACCGGAAGTATCACGATGTTGGTTAGTAAAAATAGGCCCGGGAATTGATGAAAATAGAATAAACTTAAGGGTAAAACCCCTATCTGCGCACAGAGACTTACCGTAATTATTTGATAAAAAAATCGTACAATCCTTTGTTTAGGATACCAAAGTTTATGGAATCTGGGGAGAAATAATGCAATACTAAATACGGCTGCAAAACTTAGTTGAAATCCTACCTGAAATATGTATAACGGATTAATTATTATGAGAATAAAAAAGGCAG from Zunongwangia profunda SM-A87 harbors:
- a CDS encoding peptidylprolyl isomerase, which encodes MAVLNKIRQRSVFLILIIALALFSFVLADVIRSGGFSGKDNSIATVNGEEISREEFARQVEAYQQNMRGNISTTQAVNRVWDQELNQIIVEEQVEKLGIRAEQAQVRQMMRAQMSQNPQFTNEAGMFDENRVKEYVASLKQTSPQMYQQWLSYEEGLAESAAQNIYANMIRTGVGATLTEGKQAYQLQNNTMDLRYVQIPFSSIPDDEVEVSKSEIKEYVDNHKAKFETEAARNIQYVIFNEEPSVEDKEESKNSLSALLEDRVEYNSVSKTNDTIAGFNTTSDDQEFVNSNSDLQQPVTFKFKNQLPKEFADDLFNLEKGEVYGPYEENGYWKLSKLVETKEIPDSIKASHILLGFQGAQAGGTRTESAAKQLADSLAGVIKADKSKMAALATEFSDDPSAAQNSGDLGYFRPGMMVPTFDDFVLNNNEGTVGVVETDFGYHVIYIEEQTDREKAVKIATVAREIDATEGTRNKLFNEVTKFEIAAGEGDFTEEAKAADYRIRTVRDVKALDENIPGVGQQRRVVQWAFEDDAKVGDVKRFETPTGYIVAQITAKKNKGLMSPEDASAEVIPILTKQKKAEIIKEKISGTTVDQVAENQNKIVQTANAVNLSSPTLAGAGSEPEVVGAVYALGVGETSKPIVGDKGVYVVELVSKSEAPELDSYKPFAQQETSSRRQMANSRAFEALKAKAEIEDKRAKFY
- a CDS encoding GYDIA family GHMP kinase, which produces MRFYSPGKLLITAEYAVLDGAQALCLPTKKGQCLNVEENNLGIINWISKDEHGEVWFQDQFKKDSTGIKSTFHHKNSADDAAISKRCIQILNAAEQLSGQDLFAKGFNIQTALEFKRKWGLGTSSTLINNISQWLKINPYILLNKTFGGSGYDIACAQAHSPITYERKNDTQVSLKAGFDPVFSDHIYFVYLNQKQNSREGIAHYRTNAVDDRQILIEKVSNITQQLIKCDQLAEFELLINIHENVISKALNLPKVKTKTFPDYNGSIKSLGAWGGDFIMVTGKKDPTPYFKEKGFEVVIPYREMIL
- a CDS encoding hydroxymethylglutaryl-CoA reductase, degradative, with the translated sequence MKEPISGFSKLTKEEKINWLTKTYLNDDPKAVDILKQYWNKNEKLQQLHEEFTENTISNYYLPFGIAPNFLINDELFAIPMAIEESSVIAAASKAAKFWRSRGGFKTEVIDTVKVGQVHFIYEGSEEKLELFFNHLEPKLRAAAIPITKNMEKRGGGIKSIELRDRTTEIDNYYQLHCSFETVDSMGANFINSCLEKFAEVLEKEVAVWEGFNEKERHIEVVMSILSNYVPECVVRAEVCCPLDDLSDEPNLSGEQFAQKFLRAVKIAETEPFRAVTHNKGIMNGIDAVVLATGNDFRAIEAGVHAYAAKDGQYSSLTHARVENGIFKFWIEVPLALGTVGGLTSLHPLVKLAIEVLGHPNARKLMEIVAVAGLAQNFAAIKSLITTGIQKGHMKMHLMNILNQHHATLDEKEKLIEYYKTNIVSHSDVAVQLEKLRQ
- a CDS encoding S9 family peptidase gives rise to the protein MRFSKILVLLMMMAASVATSQKKNITLEEIWSGKFSQQHLQSLQSLNNGVEYVVLDHDPDSGNSSVDVYSYKTGKKTRTLVDTKNLEGLKSFQNFSLSQDESKMLLATDPQPIYRRSSKSIFYIFDINSKKLTKLSDKKIQEPTFSPDNSKIAYVFNNNIYVYDVVENSEKQITKDGKINSIINGVTDWVYEEELGFVKAFEWNNKGDRIAFLRFDESKVPEFSMDIFGSDLYPDQQVFKYPKAGEANSDVSLHMYDVATEATQEIDLGDYSDFYIPRIKWTNKDYILSAQVLNRHQDQLDLIFVNAEDHSTKVVLTEKDEAYVDVTDNLTFLEDNSFIWTSERDGYNHIYLYAENGKLKNQVTKGNWEVTNYYGYDKESNRLFYQSTENGSVNRDVYSIKTNGKGKKRLTEKTGTNNADFSTDFTYFINAFTNVETPMEYTLHLAKNGKLVREIKNNDELLEVEKPYHFSPKELSTLPVNGNELNMWIIKPSDFDESKKYPLLMFQYSGPGSQSVSNSYFNTNDYWYQLLANQGYIIACVDGRGTGFKGAEFKKVTQNELGKYELEDQIAAAKKLGELDYIDADRIGIWGWSFGGFMASNAILKGNDIFTMAIAVAPVTSWRFYDTIYTERFMTTPQENASGYDENSPINHVDKLKGDFLIVHGGGDDNVHLQNTMRMVEALIQANKQFDWAIYPDKNHGIFGGNTRLHLYTKMTNFIKEHL
- a CDS encoding peptide MFS transporter, whose protein sequence is MANTAPPVNQKEIFGHPAGLYILFFTELWERFSYYGMRALFTLYLVAETTSDNPGFGWTNTEALELYGWYTMLVYVSSIPGGWVADKLLGQKKTVLIGGILLCIGHGILSFESETSFYIGCLFIILGVGGLKPNISSMVGGLYKQGDERRDLGFYIFYMGINIGGFLAPIACGFLAEYYGWHWGFGLAAIGMLLGQVVYMLGQKHLSHVGNLISRKNETDRAILDKPLTSIEKDRVKVLLISFLLIILFWAAFEQAGGLMNLYASEKVDRNLLGIEIPASVFQSVNSFFIITLATLVGSFWYKWKKKGKESSSIFKMAIGLIIMALGFGFMSAASIQYQETGSSGMYWLILAYLFHTIGELCASPVSLSFITKLAPLKYASIIMGMYWAATGLGNKVAGLIGQFAQDLGEFEIFTGILVIWTIIGLLVIAMLKPLKRLTHGAEDAKMEEGIPQETTIE
- a CDS encoding thioredoxin family protein, coding for MRTLLFIALMIVGAGVQAQEAESKINWMTMNEALEAQKETPKNIIMDAYTDWCGPCKMLDKNTFGHPKVAEFINENYYPVKFNAEGQEEIKYKDEVFANPQYKAELKGKRNSPHEFARALQISGYPSIVFFDEKGELIAPLTGYRTPAQIEIFLKIFAKDEYKKLTTEKAWNEYNENFEPTFSK
- a CDS encoding ComEC/Rec2 family competence protein; translated protein: MGFINTKILKFSIAFLCGILAVHFFEIPLVLIFISSGIIFPIFIFFFFRAHIQLYQQAYFGISCYLILFLLGSISYELKSPENRSQYFSNLVQSNEDFLQLKLTEVLKPNFQKRFIAEVHRVTLSQDSTKSMPTSGKILVGIPLKSNLEVGQKITVPAQITNISPALNPHQFNYAEYMKFQGVFYQIQLSEHQILIHQNPAPPLRTKLRVSLLQALQDTGFKKDELAVIKALILGERNDISDELYQSYAAAGAIHILAVSGLHVGIILLLINFLLKPLQQSKWLKLTITVIGIWSFAVLTGFSASVVRASLMFSFVAFGLQINRKINLLNTVFSAFFILIIINPLYIFQVGFQLSFAAVFSIALFLPRFHKLWYPKQRIVRFFYQIITVSLCAQIGVLPLSLFYFHQFPGLFLLTNIVILPVLGVLLVSGISILILGILGIRPEILIDFYSFLVEKLNEFIKWVASQENFIINDIHLSAFSVLFLFGVIISLFFLLRQKQKKHVFLVLTAIIVFQISLLTDQYQHTSHEIFILNKSRNSIIAEKKGKRLNLYSNHLKDSSWSYIDDFKIAEKISNIRFKELDNFYELKHKRILVIDSAGLFNFPEFKPDIVLLSNSPKINLERAIKILKPGIIIADASNYHNFIKLWKQTCIHKKVPFYQTGKKGAFNY